TCTGTTGTAGAGGTGTATAAAGAGACCCTTGCTAATCAATTTAGTGAAAATCCATTAAGAAATGCTTCCCTTGATCAGATAAAATTGGTGGGAGTTTTGAATAGCAAAGTGGGAAGTGTTGGTGTTGTTGAGATATCAGGGCAGACTTTTTATGTTAAAGTTGGTGACAAAATAGGTTTCAATGATGGGATTATAGTTGATATTAACGATAAAAATTTAAGAATTAGACAAATGGAAAAAGATATATTTGGCAATATGAGGGCGGTAATAAAAGATATTGCCATTACAGAATCAGGAGGTAAGCAATGAAAAGAATAGTTTTATATATATTGTTGTTATTTATAATATCCTATGGATGTTCTGCGAAAAAAAGTGTTGTTTTAGATGAGACAAAGGTCTTAGGAGGAAAGGTTGTTGTAAATAAAGTCGAAATGAAAAAAGATGTCAATAAATATACATTTCTTATAAAAGCTAATGGGCTAAGGGATGTAAATGTTTACTATGGTAAAAACCCTTTTGCTTTAACTGTAGTAATGCCAAACTCATCATTGGATACTGAAACGATGAAGTTTGTTTATTCTGATGAGCTTGTGGAAAGGGTGAGCTTACTGCCAAAACAGGATCAAAGTATTATCTATGTACAATTAAAAGATGACGTGGATTATTCTTATGATATAACCCCAGATGGTTTAAGGTTGAGTTTTAAGGTGGATAAGGCTGTGGTTCAAAATGTTCTGAAGAGTAGTAACTGGCTCGAAACTGTAGATATACTTAATATAAAAACTTCGACGTTTGTTTCAGATTTTGAAAATCTCTCTTCCAA
This window of the Calditerrivibrio sp. genome carries:
- a CDS encoding pilus assembly protein PilP gives rise to the protein MRYFVVLAATFLVLACTEEPPKQQINPVINKKMEPAKVNVDELLKQEEELKALFRQKSEPLNYRPKKDPFRSVVEVYKETLANQFSENPLRNASLDQIKLVGVLNSKVGSVGVVEISGQTFYVKVGDKIGFNDGIIVDINDKNLRIRQMEKDIFGNMRAVIKDIAITESGGKQ